A genomic stretch from Kribbella amoyensis includes:
- a CDS encoding transcriptional regulator codes for MINGLDPVIHTPKRLAAMAVLANSTTASFRFLRNYLDISDSDLSKHMSALEAAGYVHSAKDGRGRGATTTFKLTRDGQKAYNAHRDALRALLDGPSPEDLPQD; via the coding sequence ATGATCAACGGACTGGACCCGGTCATCCACACGCCGAAGCGGCTGGCGGCGATGGCCGTCCTGGCGAACTCGACCACCGCGTCGTTCCGGTTCCTCCGCAACTACCTGGACATCAGCGACTCGGATCTGTCCAAGCACATGTCCGCGCTGGAAGCGGCCGGGTACGTGCACTCCGCCAAGGACGGGCGCGGACGCGGCGCGACCACGACGTTCAAGCTGACCAGGGACGGGCAGAAGGCGTACAACGCGCACCGTGACGCGCTCAGGGCGCTGCTCGACGGGCCGTCGCCGGAGGACCTGCCGCAGGACTGA
- a CDS encoding MazG family protein translates to MIKVVLTSPRVAPGLLTRAAWQAFDQAEEIGAAAGVESPTVQAIVGSGLVVTSVEGGPDTQWTWLTTAAEAGRRVTWLVGEDGEPALLRLIADHLHSEPRPEHEVEILHGSYDVPGARLIDLVRVMDRLRRNCPWDQEQTHASLAKYLLEETYETLEAIDSGDRDHLREELGDLLLQVAFHSRIAEEPADHAWTIDDVAGDIVEKLVRRHPHVFGSVDAADAAAVEANWETIKAAEKQRTSVLEGIPLALPALALADKVLGRSAKLLDSTGAAAQVSEIDADLTSGVDETKEAQYGRRLLALVREARDAGVDAEQALREAVRDLAADIRSAEARG, encoded by the coding sequence CGGCCTGGCAGGCGTTCGACCAGGCCGAGGAGATCGGCGCCGCGGCCGGGGTGGAGAGCCCGACGGTCCAGGCGATCGTCGGGTCCGGCCTGGTGGTGACGTCGGTCGAGGGCGGCCCGGACACGCAGTGGACCTGGCTGACCACGGCCGCCGAGGCGGGTCGCCGGGTTACCTGGCTGGTCGGCGAGGACGGCGAGCCCGCGTTGCTGCGGCTCATCGCCGACCACCTGCACTCCGAGCCGCGCCCGGAGCACGAGGTGGAGATCCTGCACGGGTCGTACGACGTCCCCGGTGCGCGGCTGATCGACCTGGTCCGGGTGATGGACCGGCTCCGGCGGAACTGCCCGTGGGACCAGGAGCAGACCCACGCCAGCCTGGCGAAGTACCTGCTCGAGGAGACCTACGAGACCCTCGAGGCGATCGACAGCGGTGACCGCGACCACCTGCGTGAGGAGCTCGGCGACCTGCTCCTCCAGGTGGCGTTCCACTCCCGGATCGCCGAGGAGCCGGCCGACCACGCGTGGACGATCGACGACGTGGCCGGTGACATCGTCGAGAAGCTGGTCCGCCGGCATCCGCATGTGTTCGGCTCGGTGGACGCCGCCGACGCGGCCGCGGTCGAGGCGAACTGGGAGACCATCAAGGCCGCCGAGAAGCAGCGCACCTCGGTCCTGGAGGGGATCCCGCTGGCGCTGCCGGCCCTCGCCCTCGCCGACAAGGTGCTCGGCCGCTCCGCCAAGCTCCTGGACTCCACCGGTGCCGCGGCCCAGGTGTCGGAGATCGACGCGGATCTGACCTCCGGGGTCGACGAGACCAAGGAGGCGCAGTACGGGCGGCGGTTGCTGGCGCTCGTCCGGGAGGCGCGCGACGCCGGGGTCGACGCCGAGCAGGCGCTGCGCGAAGCGGTTCGCGACCTGGCCGCCGACATCCGCTCGGCCGAAGCGCGCGGCTGA